The following DNA comes from Synechococcales cyanobacterium T60_A2020_003.
GTGGTGAGGCGCTGATGGGTGACCTTGCCTTTGGAATCGACCCATCAGTGGTGCACAGTATTGCTGAAGAAATCGCCGAAGTCGTTCGTAGCGGTGTACAAGTTGCCATTGTGGTTGGAGGTGGCAACATCTTTCGTGGTATCAAGGGGGCAGCCGGGGGAATGGATCGAGCCACCGCTGACTACATTGGCATGATCGCGACGGTGATGAACGCCATGACGCTCCAGGATGCCTTAGAGCGATTGGAAATCCCCACTAGAGTCCAGACTGCCATTGAAATGCAGGAAGTTGCAGAACCCTACATCCGTCGCCGCGCGATTCGTCACCTCGAAAAGGGGCGAGTCGTGATTTTTGGGGCAGGTTCGGGAAATCCTTTCTTTACGACCGATACGACAGCAGCGCTACGAGCCGCCGAAATCAACGCCGAGGTTGTCTTCAAGGCCACCAAGGTGGATGGCGTCTATGACTCCGATCCCAAGAAAAACCCAGCGGCGCGTCGGTTCATCAGCTTGACCTATAGCCATGTCTTGACCCACGATTTAAAGGTTATGGACAGTACAGCGATCGCACTGTGTAAAGATAACAGTATTCCGATTATTGTGTTTGATCTCTCGGTGCAAGGCAACATTTGCCGTGCGATCACGGGAGAACCCATTGGAACGATTGTGGGAGATTCGTGTGAT
Coding sequences within:
- a CDS encoding UMP kinase; translated protein: MGTAYQRILLKLSGEALMGDLAFGIDPSVVHSIAEEIAEVVRSGVQVAIVVGGGNIFRGIKGAAGGMDRATADYIGMIATVMNAMTLQDALERLEIPTRVQTAIEMQEVAEPYIRRRAIRHLEKGRVVIFGAGSGNPFFTTDTTAALRAAEINAEVVFKATKVDGVYDSDPKKNPAARRFISLTYSHVLTHDLKVMDSTAIALCKDNSIPIIVFDLSVQGNICRAITGEPIGTIVGDSCDVR